The following is a genomic window from Bacteroidales bacterium.
ACTTTTGAATTACGAATATCACTTACATTTTCCTTAAAAGTAATGCCCATTATTAGAACCCTTGAATCTTTAGGGTTTTTATCAGCAGCGATAATTTTCTTTACCGTTTGTTTTGCAACATAGCCTCCCATAGAGTCGTTAATAAAGCGACCTGCACTAATAATTTGTGGATGATATCCTAACTCTTTGGCTTTGTATACAAGATAGTATGGATCAACACCTATGCAATGACCACCAACTAAACCCGGAAAAAACTTCAGAAAATTCCATTTTGTACCAGCCGCCTCTAAAACATCATAGGTATTAATTCCTATCCGACTAAAGATTATGGATAATTCGTTCATAAACGCAATGTTGATATCGCGTTGGGTGTTTTCAATAATTTTAGCGGCTTCAGCAACTTTAATTGAACTTGCTCTATGAATTCCTGCTTTAATTATAAGTTCATACGTTTTAGCTATCTCTTCTGCAGATTCTGGATCACAACCTGATGTGATTTTTTTGATAGTTGTTAAAGTGTGCTCCTTATCACCCGGATTAATCCGTTCAGGCGAAAAACCAACTTTAAAATCAATAATATACTTTAGACCTGATAATTTTTCCAATAGTGGTACACAATCATCCTCGGTACAACCCGGGTAAACAGTTGATTCATAAACCACATAATCGCCTTTCTTTAATACCTTACCAACGGTTTCAGTTGCTGCAAGAAGAGGTTTTAAATCTGGTAAATTATGTTCATCAATTGGTGTAGGAACTGCAACCACGTAAAATTTTGCTTCCTTAATCTCCTCTAATCTATGAGTATACTGAATATCACATCCCTTGAAAGCATCTGATTCAAGTTCGCGACTAGGATCAATACCCTTTTTCATCAATTCCACTCTATCAGGTTTAATATCAAAACCTATAACAGATAGTTTTCGAGCAAATTCAAGTGCTATTGGGAGTCCAACATACCCCAAACCGATTACAGCAAGTTTCTCTTTCTTACTCAATAATTCATTGTACATATTAGTAACTTCTAAAGATTATTATTACAAAATGGATGATAATCACCTTTCAATCCAAGTATTTGAGCATTTCTGATTGTGTAAACAGTTTGAATTGATTGCCTAGCCTCTTCAAGACCAAATCCCATTCCTTCAATAATTTTTCTATAGGTATCAGTATGAAGATCTGTAAAACCTTCACTGAATTCAATTTCTTTTCCTTCAATTGCTATTGACCTAAAGGTTCTTTGACCTTTAGCTTTTATCTCGGAGGGGATATCATTATAATCAACGCTAAGGAACCATCGTACACGGGCGTTTTTGAGTTCCAAAAAACCAGCAGTTTTGTTTGGTTCTGAAATATGGACTAAGCTATCCTTAACATCACCAAAAATCCAGGTAAGCATATCAAAGAAGTGAACTCCAATATTTGTTGCTACCCCACCTGATTTTTGTATATCTCCTTTCCAACTTATTCCATACCAACGACCTCTACTCGTAATGTAAGTTAAATCAATATCATACACTTTATCTTTTGGTCCTTCTTCAATTTTCTTTTTTAATTCAATAATTGCAGGATGTAAACGCAACTGGAGAACGGTGTATACCTTTTTCCCGGTCTCTCTTTCTATTTCTTGTAGAGCATCTATATTCCAAGGATTAAGAACAATAGGTTTTTCACATATTGCATCTGCACCTTGACGAAGAGCAAAACGAATATGTGAATCATGAAGATAGTTTGGCGTACAAATACTTACATAATCGATTTTTGTTCCTTGTCTTTTTAACTTATCGATATGGCGATCGAAACGTTCGAATTCTACAAAAAAATCAGCATTTGGAAAATTACTATCCATAATTCCAACACAATCGTGTTTATCTAATGCCGCTAATAAATTATTACCAGTATCTTTAATTGCTTTTAAGTGGCGAGGAGCAATAAACCCAGCAACACCAATCAGACCGAAATTATACATTATGTTTAAATTTTGATTATAAAAGTAATTAGTAAAAGGTATATAAAATATGATTTTTATCAAACTTTCGATACATAACCATCAAGAAGTTTATATTTTCCACCGCTTTCAGAGCAGATTGCTAAACCATCTGGGTTAAATTCAAGTCGTTGTCCAAATTCGCTCATCCAGCCAACCTGACGAGATGGATTGCCAACAACCAAAGCGTATGGTTTAACATCTTTTATAACAACAGCCCCTGCACCTATAAAACAAAATTCTCCTAAAGTTACACCACATACAATAGTGGCATTAGCGCCAATGGAAACACCATATTTAACATGTGTTTTCATATATTCGCTTTTCCTGTTTACCGCACTTCGAGGGTTAATTACATTGGTAAAAACCATAGAGGGACCAAGAAATACATCATCCTCACAAATAACACCCGTATATATTGATACATTATTTTGAACTTTAACATTTTTACCCAAAATAACACCAGGAGATACAACAACATTCTGCCCAATATTACAATTATCTCCAATTTCACAATTTGACATTATATGACTGAAGTGCCATATTTTTGTGCCTTTTCCAATTTTACAATTATCGTCAATAACGGCAGTTCCATGTGCAAAGTAATCAATCGCCATAGTAAACTAGTCTAGAAAATTAATGATTGTATCACATATATACTTCTGAATATCTTCTGTAAGTTCAGTATGCATCGGTATTGAAAAAACAGATTCACATAGTAAATCGGTATTGGGAAAAAGTTTGTTGGTAGCCTTATTCTGATATGTTTCGAAAGCTTTTTGGTTATGAAGTGGAACAGGATAGTAAACCATTGAGGGAATACCTTTATCAGATAAGTGTTTTATCAGCTCTTTCCTATCTCCTTTTATCAATCGTAAAGTATATTGATGAAAGATATGATCAGACCATGATATCCGTCCAGGAATTTTAATACTTCGACAATCATCTAAAAATCTATCGTAAATACTCGCAGCAATAGTTCGATTGGTATTAAAATCATTTAGATACTTCAATTTAACCCGTAGGATTGCAGCCTGAATAGTGTCAAGCCTTGAATTTACTCCTATTTTATCGTGATAGTAACGGACTTTCATTCCATGGTTAGAGATAGATTTAATCTCCTCTGCTAAAGCATCATCATTTGTGAAAAGAGCACCACCATCACCAAAACAGCCCAAATTTTTAGAAGGGAAAAAAGAGGTAGTACCAATATCTCCAATTGTTCCAGCCTTTTTGATATTCCCGTTTTTAAATTTATAGTTAGCACCAGTGGCCTGAGCAGTATCCTCAATAACAAATATATTATGTTTTAGGGCTATTGATTGAATCTCCTCCATATTGGCACATTGACCAAATAGATGGACAGGTATAATTGCCTTTGTTTTGGGAGTTATTGCATTTTCTAATTTCTTTGGATCTATTGTAAAATTATCTTTATCAACATCAACAATAACAGGTACCATTCCAAGAAGAGCAATTACCTCAACAGTTGCAATAAATGTAAAATCAGGTGTAATTACCTCATCTCCTGGCTTTAAACCTAACGCCATTAATGCAATTTGAAGAGCATCTGTACCATTAGCACACCCAATTACATGTTTAACTCCAAGATAACTAGCTAACTCATCTTGAAAAAGACTTACCTCTTTGCCCTTTATAAATGCTGTACTATCAATTACCTCTTGTATAGAAGCATCGATCTCTTTTTTAATTTTAAGATATTGACCTTTTAGGTCACACATTTGAATTGAATGGTTCATTACGTTATCTAAATCAAGGTTTAATGTTTACACGCAACCAATAAACTGTTAACTTTAATCTTATAACTTTTACTTAGCATAACTTATAGCTCTTGTTTCGCGGATAACCGTAATTTTAACCTGTCCTGGATAGGTCATTTCATCCTGAATTTTTTTAGCTATATCAAAAGATAGTTTTGCAGCATCCTCATCGCTAATTTTTTCGCTACCAACAATCACACGAAGTTCTCTACCAGCCTGAATAGCAAAGGTCTTAAGAACTCCTGGATATGAGAAAGCCATATCCTCCATCTCTTTCAATCGTTTTATGTAAGATTCGACTACCTCACGACGAGCACCTGGGCGAGCACCTGAAATAGCATCACATACCTGAACAATTGGTGCAATCAAGGTAGTCATCTCTGTTTCATCGTGGTGAGAGCCAATTGCGTTGCAAACATCTGGTTTTTCTTTGTACTTCTCTGCTAATTTCATGCCAAGAATTGCATGTGGTAATTCTGGTTCATCATCAGGAACTTTACCAATATCGTGTAATAGTCCAGCTCTTTTAGCAGTTTTAGCATTAAGACCAAGTTCAGTTGCCATAATAGCACAAAGATTTGCTACTTCACGGGAGTGCTGCAAAAGGTTTTGACCGTATGATGAACGATATTTCATTTTTCCAACCAAACGAATAAGTTCAGGGTGCAAACCATGAAT
Proteins encoded in this region:
- a CDS encoding N-acetyltransferase gives rise to the protein MAIDYFAHGTAVIDDNCKIGKGTKIWHFSHIMSNCEIGDNCNIGQNVVVSPGVILGKNVKVQNNVSIYTGVICEDDVFLGPSMVFTNVINPRSAVNRKSEYMKTHVKYGVSIGANATIVCGVTLGEFCFIGAGAVVIKDVKPYALVVGNPSRQVGWMSEFGQRLEFNPDGLAICSESGGKYKLLDGYVSKV
- a CDS encoding DegT/DnrJ/EryC1/StrS family aminotransferase, with translation MCDLKGQYLKIKKEIDASIQEVIDSTAFIKGKEVSLFQDELASYLGVKHVIGCANGTDALQIALMALGLKPGDEVITPDFTFIATVEVIALLGMVPVIVDVDKDNFTIDPKKLENAITPKTKAIIPVHLFGQCANMEEIQSIALKHNIFVIEDTAQATGANYKFKNGNIKKAGTIGDIGTTSFFPSKNLGCFGDGGALFTNDDALAEEIKSISNHGMKVRYYHDKIGVNSRLDTIQAAILRVKLKYLNDFNTNRTIAASIYDRFLDDCRSIKIPGRISWSDHIFHQYTLRLIKGDRKELIKHLSDKGIPSMVYYPVPLHNQKAFETYQNKATNKLFPNTDLLCESVFSIPMHTELTEDIQKYICDTIINFLD
- a CDS encoding nucleotide sugar dehydrogenase, with translation MYNELLSKKEKLAVIGLGYVGLPIALEFARKLSVIGFDIKPDRVELMKKGIDPSRELESDAFKGCDIQYTHRLEEIKEAKFYVVAVPTPIDEHNLPDLKPLLAATETVGKVLKKGDYVVYESTVYPGCTEDDCVPLLEKLSGLKYIIDFKVGFSPERINPGDKEHTLTTIKKITSGCDPESAEEIAKTYELIIKAGIHRASSIKVAEAAKIIENTQRDINIAFMNELSIIFSRIGINTYDVLEAAGTKWNFLKFFPGLVGGHCIGVDPYYLVYKAKELGYHPQIISAGRFINDSMGGYVAKQTVKKIIAADKNPKDSRVLIMGITFKENVSDIRNSKVVDIYKELKSFGVNNIDIIDAFANSHEVKEEYGFELASEPSGKYDAIIVAVSHQQYLNLDETWFLNYANKDCVFIDIKGVFRNKISKLTYWSL
- a CDS encoding Gfo/Idh/MocA family oxidoreductase — translated: MYNFGLIGVAGFIAPRHLKAIKDTGNNLLAALDKHDCVGIMDSNFPNADFFVEFERFDRHIDKLKRQGTKIDYVSICTPNYLHDSHIRFALRQGADAICEKPIVLNPWNIDALQEIERETGKKVYTVLQLRLHPAIIELKKKIEEGPKDKVYDIDLTYITSRGRWYGISWKGDIQKSGGVATNIGVHFFDMLTWIFGDVKDSLVHISEPNKTAGFLELKNARVRWFLSVDYNDIPSEIKAKGQRTFRSIAIEGKEIEFSEGFTDLHTDTYRKIIEGMGFGLEEARQSIQTVYTIRNAQILGLKGDYHPFCNNNL